The following coding sequences are from one Paramormyrops kingsleyae isolate MSU_618 chromosome 21, PKINGS_0.4, whole genome shotgun sequence window:
- the LOC111847396 gene encoding MAP kinase-interacting serine/threonine-protein kinase 2-like isoform X2, translated as MVQNKINEVTGFHRSFKGQNPFESDDFTKTGSHLHESAFNFDCPSRPDMPASQPIDIPDAKRRNKKKKRCRATDSFSGRFEDVYRLQEELLGEGAYARVQTCVNLITNKEYAVKIIEKRPGHSRSRVFREVEMLYQCQGHRNILELIEFFEEEDKFYLVFEKLRGGSVLTHIHKRRHISEHEASVVVQDIASALDFLHNKGMAHRDLKPENILCEHSDRVSPVKICDFDLGSGIKLNSDSSPISTPELLTPCGSAEYMAPEVVEAFNEEATIYDKRCDLWSLGVILYIMLSGYPPFVGHCGSNCGWDWGEPCHACQNMLFESIQEGKYEFPEKDWAHISAGAKDLISKLLVRDAKNRLSAAQVLQHPWVQGSGPNTLPTSNLLQRNSSAKDLTLFAGKAVAMNRQLAEQEEIEKEQQQCPLVVTVGSMRLSPPSDSKLAKRRQRSSLLKGEPVSASELHQRLAPLVIVGDCA; from the exons ATGGTGCAGAATAAGATCAACGAAGTCACCGGATTTCACCGCTCGTTTAAG GGTCAGAATCCCTTCGAGTCGGACGACTTCACCAAAACAGGCTCCCATCTCCATGAATCCGCCTTCAATTTCGATTGTCCCTCTCGACCCG ACATGCCGGCCAGCCAGCCCATCGACATCCCCGATGCTAAGAGGCGGAACAAGAAGAAGAAACGGTGTCGGGCCACAGACAGCTTCTCCGGGCGCTTTGAAG aTGTGTACAGGCTGCAAGAGGAGCTGCTTGGGGAGGGGGCTTATGCTCGGGTTCAGACCTGCGTCAACTTGATTACCAACAAGGAGTATGCTGTCAAG ATCATTGAGAAGAGGCCCGGCCACAGCCGAAGCCGTGTCTTCAGGGAGGTGGAGATGCTCTACCAGTGTCAGGGACACAg AAACATCTTGGAGCTGATCGAGTTCTTTGAAGAAGAGGACAAATTTTACCTGGTGTTTGAGAAGCTCAGGGGAG GCTCGGTTCTGACCCACATCCACAAGAGGCGGCACATTAGTGAGCACGAGGCTAGTGTGGTGGTGCAGGACATCGCCAGTGCGCTCGACTTCCTGCACAACAAAG GAATGGCCCACCGAGACCTGAAGCCCGAGAACATCCTGTGTGAGCACAGCGACAGG GTCTCGCCCGTGAAGATATGCGATTTCGACCTGGGCAGCGGGATCAAGCTGAACAGCGATAGCTCCCCGATCTCCACCCCCGAGCTCCTCACGCCG TGTGGCTCAGCGGAGTATATGGCCCCTGAGGTGGTGGAGGCCTTCAACGAAGAAGCCACCATTTACGACAAACGCTGCGACCTCTGGAGCCTGGGGGTCATCCTCTACATCATGCTAAGTGGCTACCCCCCCTTCGTGGGCCACTGTGGCAGCAACTGTGGCTGGGATTGGGGGGAGCCCTGCCACGCCTGTCAG AACATGTTGTTTGAGAGCATCCAGGAGGGAAAGTACGAGTTTCCCGAGAAGGACTGGGCTCACATCTCCGCCGGCGCCAAAGACCTCATCTCCAAACTGCTGGTGCGGGACGCCAAGAACCGGCTCAGCGCCGCCCAGGTGCTGCAGCACCCGTGGGTCCAGGGG TCTGGCCCCAACACCTTACCAACATCCAACTTGCTGCAGAG GAACAGCAGTGCCAAGGACTTGACGCTCTTCGCGGGGAAGGCGGTGGCCATGAACCGGCAGCTGGCCGAGCAGGAGGAGATCGAGAAGGAGCAGCAgcagtgccccctggtggtcacGGTGGGCTCCATGCGCCTCTCCCCGCCCTCCGACTCCAAGCTGGCCAAGAGGCGCCAGCGAAGCAGCCTCCTGAAGGGAGAGCCAGTCTCCGCCTCGGAGCTCCACCAGCGCCTGGCCCCGCTGGTGATCGTGGGGGACTGCGCCTGA
- the LOC111847396 gene encoding MAP kinase-interacting serine/threonine-protein kinase 2-like isoform X1, with translation MVQNKINEVTGFHRSFKGQNPFESDDFTKTGSHLHESAFNFDCPSRPDMPASQPIDIPDAKRRNKKKKRCRATDSFSGRFEDVYRLQEELLGEGAYARVQTCVNLITNKEYAVKIIEKRPGHSRSRVFREVEMLYQCQGHRNILELIEFFEEEDKFYLVFEKLRGGSVLTHIHKRRHISEHEASVVVQDIASALDFLHNKGRITSRLELGVKPSPPICPPPLLTARHVPLGMAHRDLKPENILCEHSDRVSPVKICDFDLGSGIKLNSDSSPISTPELLTPCGSAEYMAPEVVEAFNEEATIYDKRCDLWSLGVILYIMLSGYPPFVGHCGSNCGWDWGEPCHACQNMLFESIQEGKYEFPEKDWAHISAGAKDLISKLLVRDAKNRLSAAQVLQHPWVQGSGPNTLPTSNLLQRNSSAKDLTLFAGKAVAMNRQLAEQEEIEKEQQQCPLVVTVGSMRLSPPSDSKLAKRRQRSSLLKGEPVSASELHQRLAPLVIVGDCA, from the exons ATGGTGCAGAATAAGATCAACGAAGTCACCGGATTTCACCGCTCGTTTAAG GGTCAGAATCCCTTCGAGTCGGACGACTTCACCAAAACAGGCTCCCATCTCCATGAATCCGCCTTCAATTTCGATTGTCCCTCTCGACCCG ACATGCCGGCCAGCCAGCCCATCGACATCCCCGATGCTAAGAGGCGGAACAAGAAGAAGAAACGGTGTCGGGCCACAGACAGCTTCTCCGGGCGCTTTGAAG aTGTGTACAGGCTGCAAGAGGAGCTGCTTGGGGAGGGGGCTTATGCTCGGGTTCAGACCTGCGTCAACTTGATTACCAACAAGGAGTATGCTGTCAAG ATCATTGAGAAGAGGCCCGGCCACAGCCGAAGCCGTGTCTTCAGGGAGGTGGAGATGCTCTACCAGTGTCAGGGACACAg AAACATCTTGGAGCTGATCGAGTTCTTTGAAGAAGAGGACAAATTTTACCTGGTGTTTGAGAAGCTCAGGGGAG GCTCGGTTCTGACCCACATCCACAAGAGGCGGCACATTAGTGAGCACGAGGCTAGTGTGGTGGTGCAGGACATCGCCAGTGCGCTCGACTTCCTGCACAACAAAGGTAGGATCACCTCGCGACTGGAGCTGGGAGTAAAACCGTCGCCTCCcatctgcccccctcccctcctgaCGGCTCGCCATGTCCCCCTAGGAATGGCCCACCGAGACCTGAAGCCCGAGAACATCCTGTGTGAGCACAGCGACAGG GTCTCGCCCGTGAAGATATGCGATTTCGACCTGGGCAGCGGGATCAAGCTGAACAGCGATAGCTCCCCGATCTCCACCCCCGAGCTCCTCACGCCG TGTGGCTCAGCGGAGTATATGGCCCCTGAGGTGGTGGAGGCCTTCAACGAAGAAGCCACCATTTACGACAAACGCTGCGACCTCTGGAGCCTGGGGGTCATCCTCTACATCATGCTAAGTGGCTACCCCCCCTTCGTGGGCCACTGTGGCAGCAACTGTGGCTGGGATTGGGGGGAGCCCTGCCACGCCTGTCAG AACATGTTGTTTGAGAGCATCCAGGAGGGAAAGTACGAGTTTCCCGAGAAGGACTGGGCTCACATCTCCGCCGGCGCCAAAGACCTCATCTCCAAACTGCTGGTGCGGGACGCCAAGAACCGGCTCAGCGCCGCCCAGGTGCTGCAGCACCCGTGGGTCCAGGGG TCTGGCCCCAACACCTTACCAACATCCAACTTGCTGCAGAG GAACAGCAGTGCCAAGGACTTGACGCTCTTCGCGGGGAAGGCGGTGGCCATGAACCGGCAGCTGGCCGAGCAGGAGGAGATCGAGAAGGAGCAGCAgcagtgccccctggtggtcacGGTGGGCTCCATGCGCCTCTCCCCGCCCTCCGACTCCAAGCTGGCCAAGAGGCGCCAGCGAAGCAGCCTCCTGAAGGGAGAGCCAGTCTCCGCCTCGGAGCTCCACCAGCGCCTGGCCCCGCTGGTGATCGTGGGGGACTGCGCCTGA
- the LOC111847396 gene encoding MAP kinase-interacting serine/threonine-protein kinase 2-like isoform X3 → MPASQPIDIPDAKRRNKKKKRCRATDSFSGRFEDVYRLQEELLGEGAYARVQTCVNLITNKEYAVKIIEKRPGHSRSRVFREVEMLYQCQGHRNILELIEFFEEEDKFYLVFEKLRGGSVLTHIHKRRHISEHEASVVVQDIASALDFLHNKGRITSRLELGVKPSPPICPPPLLTARHVPLGMAHRDLKPENILCEHSDRVSPVKICDFDLGSGIKLNSDSSPISTPELLTPCGSAEYMAPEVVEAFNEEATIYDKRCDLWSLGVILYIMLSGYPPFVGHCGSNCGWDWGEPCHACQNMLFESIQEGKYEFPEKDWAHISAGAKDLISKLLVRDAKNRLSAAQVLQHPWVQGSGPNTLPTSNLLQRNSSAKDLTLFAGKAVAMNRQLAEQEEIEKEQQQCPLVVTVGSMRLSPPSDSKLAKRRQRSSLLKGEPVSASELHQRLAPLVIVGDCA, encoded by the exons ATGCCGGCCAGCCAGCCCATCGACATCCCCGATGCTAAGAGGCGGAACAAGAAGAAGAAACGGTGTCGGGCCACAGACAGCTTCTCCGGGCGCTTTGAAG aTGTGTACAGGCTGCAAGAGGAGCTGCTTGGGGAGGGGGCTTATGCTCGGGTTCAGACCTGCGTCAACTTGATTACCAACAAGGAGTATGCTGTCAAG ATCATTGAGAAGAGGCCCGGCCACAGCCGAAGCCGTGTCTTCAGGGAGGTGGAGATGCTCTACCAGTGTCAGGGACACAg AAACATCTTGGAGCTGATCGAGTTCTTTGAAGAAGAGGACAAATTTTACCTGGTGTTTGAGAAGCTCAGGGGAG GCTCGGTTCTGACCCACATCCACAAGAGGCGGCACATTAGTGAGCACGAGGCTAGTGTGGTGGTGCAGGACATCGCCAGTGCGCTCGACTTCCTGCACAACAAAGGTAGGATCACCTCGCGACTGGAGCTGGGAGTAAAACCGTCGCCTCCcatctgcccccctcccctcctgaCGGCTCGCCATGTCCCCCTAGGAATGGCCCACCGAGACCTGAAGCCCGAGAACATCCTGTGTGAGCACAGCGACAGG GTCTCGCCCGTGAAGATATGCGATTTCGACCTGGGCAGCGGGATCAAGCTGAACAGCGATAGCTCCCCGATCTCCACCCCCGAGCTCCTCACGCCG TGTGGCTCAGCGGAGTATATGGCCCCTGAGGTGGTGGAGGCCTTCAACGAAGAAGCCACCATTTACGACAAACGCTGCGACCTCTGGAGCCTGGGGGTCATCCTCTACATCATGCTAAGTGGCTACCCCCCCTTCGTGGGCCACTGTGGCAGCAACTGTGGCTGGGATTGGGGGGAGCCCTGCCACGCCTGTCAG AACATGTTGTTTGAGAGCATCCAGGAGGGAAAGTACGAGTTTCCCGAGAAGGACTGGGCTCACATCTCCGCCGGCGCCAAAGACCTCATCTCCAAACTGCTGGTGCGGGACGCCAAGAACCGGCTCAGCGCCGCCCAGGTGCTGCAGCACCCGTGGGTCCAGGGG TCTGGCCCCAACACCTTACCAACATCCAACTTGCTGCAGAG GAACAGCAGTGCCAAGGACTTGACGCTCTTCGCGGGGAAGGCGGTGGCCATGAACCGGCAGCTGGCCGAGCAGGAGGAGATCGAGAAGGAGCAGCAgcagtgccccctggtggtcacGGTGGGCTCCATGCGCCTCTCCCCGCCCTCCGACTCCAAGCTGGCCAAGAGGCGCCAGCGAAGCAGCCTCCTGAAGGGAGAGCCAGTCTCCGCCTCGGAGCTCCACCAGCGCCTGGCCCCGCTGGTGATCGTGGGGGACTGCGCCTGA
- the LOC111847382 gene encoding basal cell adhesion molecule-like isoform X2 codes for MRHNGTYHCQTRPPAATSNNVFMRVVDLDVSVSNASLDVREGEAVSVHCAARSALNATLFWTRGNCERSDTRGGNGTLHLGRATTSDSGHYNCCASIPTGIPLWRSKSVQIRVTGTTQVKAIVSNCPLIYYLLGKTAVVLLFIMLICFLTYRRH; via the exons ATGAGGCACAACGGGACCTACCACTGCCAGACACGTCCCCCGGCCGCTACCAGCAACAACGTGTTTATGAGGGTGGTCG ATTTGGACGTCAGTGTGTCCAACGCGTCACTGGATGTACGCGAAGGAGAGGCGGTCAGCGTGCACTGCGCCGCCCGATCCGCGCTCAACGCCACCCTCTTCTGGACACGCGGCAACTGCGAGCGCAGCGACACCCGTGGCGGAAACGGGACGCTGCACCTGGGCCGGGCCACCACCTCTGACAGCGGCCATTACAACTGCTGCGCTTCAATACCCACCGGCATCCCCCTCTGGAGAAGCAAGAGCGTTCAAATAAGAGTTACTG GTACCACACAGGTGAAGGCCATCGTCTCAAACTGCCCTCTGATCTACTACTTGTTGGGCAAAACTGCAGTCGTTCTCTTGTTCATTATGTTAATTTGTTTTCTGACATACAGAAGACACTGA
- the LOC111847382 gene encoding inactive tyrosine-protein kinase 7-like isoform X1 — MATMHLGRITESGNAFLWLLTSALTVQVINTCDTTIRMQRLERYTGVGQDFTLTCNAQCLDPNSTVQWYLNDKLLSNDSNVKLLRDNSKTYRLNVTAAQMRHNGTYHCQTRPPAATSNNVFMRVVDLDVSVSNASLDVREGEAVSVHCAARSALNATLFWTRGNCERSDTRGGNGTLHLGRATTSDSGHYNCCASIPTGIPLWRSKSVQIRVTGTTQVKAIVSNCPLIYYLLGKTAVVLLFIMLICFLTYRRH, encoded by the exons ATGGCCACAATGCATCTGGGGAGGATAACAGAGAGTGGTAATGCCTTCTTGTGGCTCCTTACTTCAGCGCTCACAGTCCAAGTCATCA ACACCTGTGACACAACAATTAGAATGCAGCGGCTTGAGCGTTACACTGGAGTGGGCCAAGATTTCACACTGACGTGCAACGCCCAGTGCCTCGACCCGAACTCGACTGTTCAGTGGTACCTTAACGACAAGCTCTTGTCAAACGACAGCAATGTAAAACTATTAAGAGACAATTCAAAAACCTATCGTCTGAATGTGACTGCGGCACAGATGAGGCACAACGGGACCTACCACTGCCAGACACGTCCCCCGGCCGCTACCAGCAACAACGTGTTTATGAGGGTGGTCG ATTTGGACGTCAGTGTGTCCAACGCGTCACTGGATGTACGCGAAGGAGAGGCGGTCAGCGTGCACTGCGCCGCCCGATCCGCGCTCAACGCCACCCTCTTCTGGACACGCGGCAACTGCGAGCGCAGCGACACCCGTGGCGGAAACGGGACGCTGCACCTGGGCCGGGCCACCACCTCTGACAGCGGCCATTACAACTGCTGCGCTTCAATACCCACCGGCATCCCCCTCTGGAGAAGCAAGAGCGTTCAAATAAGAGTTACTG GTACCACACAGGTGAAGGCCATCGTCTCAAACTGCCCTCTGATCTACTACTTGTTGGGCAAAACTGCAGTCGTTCTCTTGTTCATTATGTTAATTTGTTTTCTGACATACAGAAGACACTGA